A portion of the Bacteroidota bacterium genome contains these proteins:
- a CDS encoding histidine phosphatase family protein, with the protein MMKKLYILRHGKSSWDMEVNDYDRPLKKKGIDDAYKLSLKLLNDNYPLPDCIVSSSAIRAVHTGLILCKVLKYKLDNFFIVERLYEISPEKLVQFLSKTNDKFNSMMIIGHNPTFTEVANYYLSESIDNIPTCGLIVLTFNVESWEKIEKHKVKDSKFYFFEE; encoded by the coding sequence ATGATGAAAAAACTTTATATTCTCCGGCATGGGAAATCATCATGGGACATGGAGGTGAATGATTATGACCGTCCCTTAAAGAAAAAAGGGATAGATGATGCATACAAGCTTTCCTTAAAACTTTTAAATGACAACTATCCCCTTCCAGATTGTATTGTTTCAAGTTCGGCAATCCGCGCCGTTCACACAGGGCTGATTTTATGCAAGGTACTAAAATACAAACTGGATAATTTTTTTATTGTCGAAAGGCTTTACGAAATAAGTCCCGAGAAACTGGTCCAGTTCTTAAGCAAAACCAATGATAAATTCAATTCCATGATGATCATCGGGCATAATCCCACTTTTACAGAGGTAGCCAACTATTATCTGTCCGAATCCATTGACAATATTCCAACTTGTGGATTAATCGTACTTACTTTTAATGTAGAATCGTGGGAAAAAATCGAAAAGCATAAGGTGAAAGACAGCAAGTTTTACTTTTTTGAAGAATAA